The Episyrphus balteatus chromosome 4, idEpiBalt1.1, whole genome shotgun sequence genome includes a window with the following:
- the LOC129918628 gene encoding uncharacterized protein LOC129918628 isoform X2, with product MYCVVETLEDEGKFVTAVPKNWVIDGTKLLWPKSKKDSICGRKNCITASDDWQSIACKLIFDDIGSWEEAVQKEKDAEYLSSSEENTEEVTIDTNSSEYMTDMNKLMSTLIPNSDVSSFTPPNEDVTITNVISDLYTFEGPSTSTQFKELSSKIDEILERQRSTEVKVQAMQGMLEAFMAKSEVSVNLLASKIAKENAEEVDEELQLDEIFPLTSVQQIEEIEEKLHQNAAFKKKLVRKLSSYGGANGMKTIRTICKCIFTDPLLAEHSWLGTNAKKSFSQYKFLYKTILEAVRSRYPTYSEAEGASFFKGFLKQAPFRMGKPSTNTSSNTSSSASDGQSTT from the exons ATGTATTGTGTTGTGGAGACGCTCGAAGATGAAGGGAAGTTCGTGACGGCAGTTCCCAAAAATTGGGTCATCGATGGAACGAAGCTATTATGGCCAAAGTCCAAGAAAGATTCCATTTGCGGTCGGAAAAATTGCATCACAGCATCGGATGATTGGCAAAGCATAGCatgcaaattaatatttgatgacATCG GTTCCTGGGAGGAAGCAGTTCAGAAGGAAAAGGATGCCGAGTATTTGTCTTCTTCTGAAGAAAATACGGAAGAAGTGACCATCGACACCAATTCTTCGGAATACATGACAGATATGAACAAATTGATGTCAACTTTGATTCCTAATTCTG ACGTTTCCTCGTTCACCCCCCCAAATGAAGATGTTACCATCACTAATGTCATTTCCGACTTATACACGTTTGaag gCCCCAGCACCAGTACCCAATTCAAGGAACTGTCGTCCAAAATAGACGAAATTTTGGAAAGACAGCGTTCCACTGAGGTGAAGGTGCAGGCCATGCAAGGAATGCTGGAGGCATTCATGGCGAAGTCCGAAGTTTCGGTCAATTTGTTGGCGTCCAAAATTGCAAAAGAGAATGCAGAGGAAGTGGATGAGGAACTGCAACTGGATGAAATTTTCCCACTTACCTCTGTCCAACAAATTGAGGAAATCGAGGAAAAACTCCATCAAAATgcagcattcaaaaaaaaattg gtCCGTAAGTTGAGCTCCTATGGGGGGGCCAACGGAATGAAAACGATCCGCACTATTTGCAAGTGCATTTTTACGGATCCACTACTGGCAGAACATTCTTGGCTGGGGACTAATGCCAAAAAAAGTTTCAGCCAATACAAATTCCTGTATAAAACTATATTGGAAGCGGTCCGATCAAGGTACCCCACTTATAGTGAAGCTGAGGGTGCTTcattttttaaaggctttttgAAGCAAGCCCCATTTCGAATGGGAAAACCGTCCac AAATACCAGTTCCAACACCAGCTCCTCTGCCTCTGACGGGCAATCCACAACATAA
- the LOC129919351 gene encoding uncharacterized protein LOC129919351 yields the protein MLKKTCDISKITQKNSIAIILLLALVISQFNNTNAAEDDDDSSCVGKPNGWKYEDPLDCHGFYACLEGRAFQTSCEHFEKFDEDTRMCVVGKCPPCKKCNTDCPAPTTPQTPSTTPPTQPTPAPFDPSRMDCRDEKLGPLYRSLNNCRVYYQCRNRQRVKFNCPEGQWFDDRVDRCELKAKVKCPANKD from the coding sequence atgttgaaaaaaactTGTGATATTagtaaaataacacaaaaaaattctattgcaattattttattattggcACTTGTTATATCACAATTCAACAATACCAATGCAGCAgaggatgatgatgatagtAGTTGTGTGGGCAAACCGAACGGATGGAAATATGAAGATCCACTAGATTGTCATGGTTTTTATGCTTGCCTTGAAGGTCGAGCATTTCAGACTTCTTgtgaacattttgaaaaatttgatgaaGATACAAGAATGTGTGTTGTTGGAAAGTGTCCACCTTGTAAGAAATGTAACACCGATTGTCCAGCTCCTACAACGCCACAAACTCCGAGTACAACACCACCGACTCAACCGACTCCAGCACCTTTTGATCCTAGTAGAATGGATTGTCGTGATGAAAAACTTGGACCGCTCTACCGTAGTCTCAACAACTGCAGAGTATACTACCAGTGCCGCAATAGACAACGCGTTAAATTCAATTGTCCTGAAGGTCAGTGGTTCGATGATCGAGTTGATAGGTGTGAATTAAAAGCAAAAGTTAAATGTCCAGCAAATAAAGATTGA
- the LOC129918628 gene encoding uncharacterized protein LOC129918628 isoform X1, producing the protein MYCVVETLEDEGKFVTAVPKNWVIDGTKLLWPKSKKDSICGRKNCITASDDWQSIACKLIFDDIGSWEEAVQKEKDAEYLSSSEENTEEVTIDTNSSEYMTDMNKLMSTLIPNSGKFKMYKHGNKVTNFVILTSHFQDVSSFTPPNEDVTITNVISDLYTFEGPSTSTQFKELSSKIDEILERQRSTEVKVQAMQGMLEAFMAKSEVSVNLLASKIAKENAEEVDEELQLDEIFPLTSVQQIEEIEEKLHQNAAFKKKLVRKLSSYGGANGMKTIRTICKCIFTDPLLAEHSWLGTNAKKSFSQYKFLYKTILEAVRSRYPTYSEAEGASFFKGFLKQAPFRMGKPSTNTSSNTSSSASDGQSTT; encoded by the exons ATGTATTGTGTTGTGGAGACGCTCGAAGATGAAGGGAAGTTCGTGACGGCAGTTCCCAAAAATTGGGTCATCGATGGAACGAAGCTATTATGGCCAAAGTCCAAGAAAGATTCCATTTGCGGTCGGAAAAATTGCATCACAGCATCGGATGATTGGCAAAGCATAGCatgcaaattaatatttgatgacATCG GTTCCTGGGAGGAAGCAGTTCAGAAGGAAAAGGATGCCGAGTATTTGTCTTCTTCTGAAGAAAATACGGAAGAAGTGACCATCGACACCAATTCTTCGGAATACATGACAGATATGAACAAATTGATGTCAACTTTGATTCCTAATTCTGGTAAgtttaaaatgtataaacatGGGAACAAAGTTACTAATTTTGTCATACTTACTTCTCATTTTCAAGACGTTTCCTCGTTCACCCCCCCAAATGAAGATGTTACCATCACTAATGTCATTTCCGACTTATACACGTTTGaag gCCCCAGCACCAGTACCCAATTCAAGGAACTGTCGTCCAAAATAGACGAAATTTTGGAAAGACAGCGTTCCACTGAGGTGAAGGTGCAGGCCATGCAAGGAATGCTGGAGGCATTCATGGCGAAGTCCGAAGTTTCGGTCAATTTGTTGGCGTCCAAAATTGCAAAAGAGAATGCAGAGGAAGTGGATGAGGAACTGCAACTGGATGAAATTTTCCCACTTACCTCTGTCCAACAAATTGAGGAAATCGAGGAAAAACTCCATCAAAATgcagcattcaaaaaaaaattg gtCCGTAAGTTGAGCTCCTATGGGGGGGCCAACGGAATGAAAACGATCCGCACTATTTGCAAGTGCATTTTTACGGATCCACTACTGGCAGAACATTCTTGGCTGGGGACTAATGCCAAAAAAAGTTTCAGCCAATACAAATTCCTGTATAAAACTATATTGGAAGCGGTCCGATCAAGGTACCCCACTTATAGTGAAGCTGAGGGTGCTTcattttttaaaggctttttgAAGCAAGCCCCATTTCGAATGGGAAAACCGTCCac AAATACCAGTTCCAACACCAGCTCCTCTGCCTCTGACGGGCAATCCACAACATAA
- the LOC129919488 gene encoding uncharacterized protein LOC129919488, with protein sequence MYLPQNDISEVVLRQRNRRDDLSKELSKNKSKLNAVQQEYHFLTQPLNTDYLDECERLDDEIDKLRRVCQVMLNEIEHLKRSQEPLFERQPVRPAPPPPPYPPPRMRPQTLFPRQSSASSPLSPRSPDTSSSSNSEQLPTSPSSQDLASPAPSPKTIDDVCDPNCGGEQPWQCSMCTFQNHPLLNKCECCDNVRILPGSVRILPSRPPPPIPFALGSRSAPLTPATPITPNNGPQSACVLSRSTEYTRQGVTNSSSEGSMPQFLGDVII encoded by the coding sequence ATGTATTTGCCACAAAATGACATATCCGAGGTCGTTTTACGTCAACGCAATCGGCGTGACGATCTCTCCAAAGAACTCTCCAAAAATAAATCGAAACTCAATGCTGTCCAACAGGAATACCATTTCCTAACGCAACCTCTGAATACAGACTATTTGGACGAATGCGAACGACTTGACGATGAAATTGACAAACTGCGGAGAGTTTGTCAAGTCATGTTGAATGAAATCGAACATTTGAAACGGTCTCAGGAGCCGTTGTTCGAACGGCAGCCGGTTCGGCCAGCTCCGCCACCTCCTCCGTATCCTCCACCTCGAATGAGGCCACAGACACTGTTTCCAAGACAGTCGTCGGCTTCGTCGCCATTATCACCACGAAGTCCTGATACAAGTTCTTCCTCTAATTCCGAACAACTTCCAACTTCGCCAAGTTCGCAAGACCTCGCTTCTCCAGCACCGTCTCCAAAAACCATCGACGATGTTTGTGATCCAAATTGTGGTGGAGAACAACCATGGCAATGCAGTATGTGTACATTCCAGAATCATCCGCTGCTAAATAAATGCGAATGTTGCGATAATGTGAGAATATTGCCTGGATCGGTGAGGATATTGCCATCGAGACCACCGCCTCCGATTCCTTTTGCTTTGGGTTCACGGTCGGCCCCGTTGACTCCGGCAACTCCGATTACACCGAATAATGGGCCTCAATCGGCATGTGTTTTATCCAGATCGACTGAATATACTCGGCAAGGAGTGACTAATAGCAGCAGTGAGGGAAGTATGCCACAGTTTTTGGGCGATGTTATTATTTGA
- the LOC129919352 gene encoding uncharacterized protein LOC129919352, whose translation MLKKTCEFSKISQKNPIAIFLLLALVIPQFNNTNAEADDDSSCVGRPNGWKYEDPLDCHGFYVCLEDRAFQSFCEHFEKFDEDTRMCVVGKCPPCKKCNTDCPAPSPAPTTTPETPSTTPTQPTPAPFDPSKMDCRNEKLGKLWQSISHCREYWQCRNRQKVRFSCPVGQWFDDRKKKCDLKENVDCPANVD comes from the coding sequence ATGTTGAAAAAAACTTGTGAATTTAgtaaaatatcacaaaaaaatcctattgcaatttttttattattggcaCTTGTTATACCACAATTCAACAATACCAATGCAGAAGCTGATGATGATAGCAGTTGTGTGGGCAGACCGAACGGATGGAAATATGAGGATCCACTAGATTGTCATGGTTTTTATGTTTGCCTTGAAGATAGAGCATTTCAGAGTTTTTgtgaacattttgaaaaatttgatgaaGATACAAGAATGTGTGTTGTTGGTAAATGTCCACCTTGTAAGAAATGTAACACCGATTGTCCAGCACCATCACCAGCTCCTACAACAACGCCAGAAACTCCGAGTACAACACCGACTCAACCGACTCCAGCACCTTTTGATCCTAGTAAAATGGATTGTCGTAATGAAAAACTTGGAAAGCTCTGGCAAAGTATCTCCCACTGCAGAGAATACTGGCAGTGCCGCAATAGACAAAAGGTTAGATTCAGTTGTCCTGTAGGTCAGTGGTTCGATGatcggaaaaaaaaatgtgacttaAAAGAAAATGTTGATTGTCCAGCAAATGTTGATTGA